In Streptomyces violaceusniger Tu 4113, one DNA window encodes the following:
- the ssuE gene encoding NADPH-dependent FMN reductase produces MATVLSLSGSPSATSRTARLLRHLDARLTAQGHQAVPLDVRTLPAAALLGADFSHPAIVRAKALVEQADGLVVGTPVYKAAYSGLLKSLLDLLPQYALAGKTVLPLATGGTTAHVLAIDYALRPVLSSMGAAHIVQGWFTLDKDITVEPDGGVSVAAGAAEALEQVVDQFSAALGHTTVLAAAS; encoded by the coding sequence ATGGCCACCGTCCTGTCCCTCTCCGGCTCTCCCTCCGCCACCTCCCGCACCGCCCGGCTGCTGCGCCATCTGGACGCCCGGCTGACCGCCCAGGGCCATCAGGCGGTGCCGCTCGACGTCCGCACCCTCCCCGCCGCCGCGCTGCTCGGCGCGGACTTCTCGCATCCGGCCATCGTCCGGGCCAAGGCGCTGGTCGAGCAGGCGGACGGGCTCGTCGTGGGAACACCGGTCTACAAGGCCGCCTACTCCGGGCTGCTGAAGTCCCTGCTGGATCTGCTGCCGCAGTACGCGCTCGCGGGCAAGACCGTGCTGCCGCTGGCCACCGGTGGCACCACCGCCCATGTGCTGGCCATCGACTACGCGCTGCGGCCGGTGCTCTCCTCCATGGGCGCGGCCCATATCGTCCAGGGCTGGTTCACCCTGGACAAGGACATCACGGTGGAGCCGGACGGCGGGGTGAGCGTGGCGGCGGGGGCCGCCGAAGCGCTGGAGCAGGTCGTCGACCAGTTCTCGGCGGCGCTCGGCCACACCACCGTACTGGCCGCGGCGAGCTGA
- a CDS encoding SfnB family sulfur acquisition oxidoreductase: MSSLPEPAHVIADDTEALKVAAALAEEFRTGAAERDARRRLPRAELDRLSASGLPAITVPAEHGGADVSAVTLAEVFRLLAAADASLAQIPQSHFAYINVLRRQGTQAQQAFFFGEVLAGKRFGNAQSEAGTRHLQDIRTRLAPAADGSYTLTGVKHYSTGALFADWIPVLARAEDDDLQVAYVPRDAPGLTVVDDWDGMGQRTTASGTVRLDAVPVPADRVVPHHLTFRGPQLHGASAQLLHAAIDAGIASGALAEAVTFVRTKSRPWFESGFETAAEDPLLIQRFGELALQVRGAEALLSAAARAVDTARGHLDEDTAAEASIAVAAAKVAAADAAVETGSSLFEVSGTRSALDALGLHRHWRDARTHTLHDPARWKVQHIGRYVLNGTKPPRHGLL; encoded by the coding sequence GTGTCGTCCCTGCCCGAGCCCGCCCATGTCATCGCCGATGACACCGAGGCGCTGAAGGTGGCCGCCGCGCTGGCCGAGGAGTTCCGTACGGGCGCCGCCGAGCGCGACGCACGGCGCAGACTGCCGCGTGCCGAACTGGACCGGCTGTCCGCGTCCGGGCTGCCGGCGATCACCGTCCCGGCGGAGCACGGCGGCGCGGATGTGTCCGCCGTGACCCTCGCCGAGGTGTTCCGGCTGCTCGCCGCCGCCGACGCCAGCCTCGCCCAGATCCCGCAGAGCCACTTCGCGTACATCAATGTGCTGCGCCGTCAGGGCACGCAGGCGCAGCAGGCGTTCTTCTTCGGCGAGGTGCTGGCGGGGAAGCGGTTCGGCAACGCCCAGTCGGAGGCGGGCACCCGGCACCTCCAGGACATCCGCACCCGCCTCGCCCCGGCGGCCGACGGCTCGTACACCCTGACCGGTGTCAAGCACTACTCCACCGGCGCGCTGTTCGCCGACTGGATCCCGGTGCTGGCCCGGGCGGAGGACGACGACCTGCAGGTGGCGTATGTGCCGCGGGACGCGCCCGGTCTGACCGTCGTGGACGACTGGGACGGCATGGGCCAGCGGACGACCGCGAGCGGCACCGTGCGGCTGGATGCCGTGCCCGTCCCGGCGGACCGGGTCGTACCGCACCATCTCACCTTCCGCGGTCCCCAACTGCACGGCGCCAGTGCGCAGTTGCTGCACGCGGCCATCGACGCGGGGATCGCCTCGGGGGCGCTGGCGGAGGCGGTGACCTTCGTCCGCACCAAGAGCCGCCCCTGGTTCGAGAGCGGCTTCGAGACCGCCGCCGAGGATCCGCTGCTCATCCAGCGCTTCGGCGAGCTGGCCCTCCAGGTCCGGGGCGCCGAGGCCCTGCTGTCCGCCGCCGCCCGGGCCGTGGACACCGCCCGTGGCCACCTCGACGAGGACACCGCCGCCGAGGCGTCGATCGCGGTGGCCGCGGCGAAGGTGGCGGCGGCCGACGCGGCGGTGGAGACGGGCAGTTCGCTGTTCGAGGTCTCCGGCACCCGCTCGGCCCTGGACGCCCTGGGCCTGCACCGCCACTGGCGGGACGCCCGTACGCACACCCTGCACGACCCGGCCCGCTGGAAGGTCCAGCACATCGGCCGCTATGTGCTGAACGGCACGAAACCACCCCGCCACGGCCTCCTGTAG
- a CDS encoding LLM class flavin-dependent oxidoreductase, translating to MSLTFHWFLPTNGDSRHVVGGGHGTPVTSAGGDRPPSVGYLTQIARAAEHLGFEGALTPTGAWCEDAWLTTAMVSQHTERLKFLVAFRPGFLSPTFAAQMASTYQRQTGGRLMLNVVTGGESHEQRAYGDFLDKDARYARTGEFLGIVRDLWDGKTVDATGEHLHVEGAKLARLPDPLPQVYFGGSSPAAGQVAARHSDVYLTWGEPPAEVARKIAWIRSLAAEQGRTIRFGIRLHVITRDTAEQAWAEARRLLDGFDPETVRSIQTGLGRSESEGQQRMLALHGGSLDNLEIYPNLWAGVGLVRGGAGTALVGSHAEVAERIAEYHRLGIDEFILSGYPHLEEAYWFGEGVLPVLRRQGLWSHPFHSPATAEQPTTQVPFAAAGSS from the coding sequence ATGTCCCTCACCTTCCACTGGTTCCTGCCCACCAACGGCGACAGCCGCCATGTCGTCGGCGGTGGCCATGGCACCCCCGTCACCTCGGCCGGAGGGGACCGCCCGCCGTCCGTCGGCTATCTCACCCAGATCGCCCGCGCCGCCGAACACCTCGGCTTCGAAGGCGCTCTCACTCCGACCGGCGCCTGGTGCGAGGACGCCTGGCTGACCACCGCGATGGTCAGCCAGCACACCGAACGGCTGAAGTTCCTGGTGGCCTTCCGGCCCGGTTTTCTCTCGCCCACCTTCGCCGCCCAGATGGCCTCCACGTACCAGCGGCAGACCGGCGGCAGGCTGATGCTCAACGTGGTCACCGGCGGCGAGAGCCATGAGCAGCGCGCCTACGGCGACTTCCTCGACAAGGACGCCCGCTACGCCCGCACCGGCGAGTTCCTGGGCATCGTCCGCGACCTGTGGGACGGCAAGACCGTCGATGCCACCGGCGAACACCTCCACGTCGAGGGCGCCAAGCTGGCCCGGCTCCCCGACCCGCTCCCGCAGGTGTACTTCGGCGGCTCCTCCCCCGCCGCGGGGCAGGTCGCCGCCCGCCATTCCGACGTCTACCTCACCTGGGGCGAACCCCCCGCCGAGGTCGCCCGGAAGATCGCCTGGATCCGCTCCCTCGCCGCCGAACAGGGCCGGACGATCCGCTTCGGCATCCGGCTGCACGTCATCACCCGCGACACCGCCGAGCAGGCATGGGCCGAGGCCCGCCGACTGCTCGACGGCTTCGACCCGGAGACCGTGCGCTCCATCCAGACCGGGCTCGGCCGCAGCGAGTCCGAGGGCCAGCAGCGCATGCTCGCCCTGCACGGCGGCAGCCTGGACAACCTCGAGATTTACCCCAATCTCTGGGCCGGTGTGGGCCTGGTCCGCGGCGGCGCGGGCACGGCCCTGGTGGGCAGCCACGCGGAGGTCGCCGAGCGGATCGCCGAATACCACCGCCTCGGCATCGACGAGTTCATCCTGTCCGGCTATCCGCACCTGGAGGAGGCGTACTGGTTCGGCGAGGGCGTCCTGCCCGTGCTGCGCCGCCAGGGCCTGTGGTCCCACCCCTTCCACTCCCCCGCCACCGCCGAACAGCCCACCACCCAGGTCCCGTTCGCGGCGGCGGGGAGTTCCTGA
- a CDS encoding carboxymuconolactone decarboxylase family protein, with the protein MFEDPEDFGTFGRYVETPVDDMPPEMRSAYEYTRRLRGLVPGPHKIWLANPKLLTAIVPTGAYFQTDSSLSKAEIEIVTNVVTGHRLSAYAGYEHEKIGVALGGLDPRQVEALIAGLPTSFDEPRQQLVYELASSLVGPRVIPVGLYRRAKEAIGDEGIVDVAVLMGWFTGVALTLAAFDVPSNAVGLDQ; encoded by the coding sequence ATGTTCGAGGATCCCGAGGACTTCGGGACGTTCGGCCGCTATGTGGAGACGCCGGTCGACGACATGCCACCGGAAATGCGCAGCGCGTACGAGTACACGCGGCGACTGCGCGGCCTGGTGCCCGGCCCGCACAAGATCTGGCTGGCCAACCCCAAGCTGCTGACGGCGATCGTTCCGACCGGTGCGTACTTCCAGACGGACTCGTCGCTGTCCAAGGCCGAGATAGAGATCGTCACCAACGTCGTCACCGGCCACCGGCTCTCGGCCTACGCCGGCTACGAGCACGAGAAGATCGGCGTGGCGCTGGGCGGTCTCGACCCGCGGCAGGTGGAGGCCCTCATCGCGGGCCTTCCCACCTCCTTCGACGAGCCACGACAGCAGCTCGTGTACGAACTCGCGTCATCCCTGGTGGGGCCGCGCGTCATTCCGGTCGGGCTGTACCGCCGGGCCAAGGAGGCGATCGGCGACGAGGGCATCGTCGACGTCGCCGTGCTGATGGGCTGGTTCACCGGTGTGGCGCTGACCCTCGCCGCCTTCGACGTGCCGTCGAACGCGGTCGGCCTTGACCAGTGA
- a CDS encoding DUF397 domain-containing protein: protein MSRAELTWFKSSYSGSQGDDCVEVAITEEAVHVRDSKDTARPGLAVSRDGWARFVRYAAHG from the coding sequence ATGAGTAGGGCGGAACTCACCTGGTTCAAGTCCAGCTACAGCGGCAGTCAGGGAGACGACTGCGTGGAGGTCGCCATCACCGAGGAGGCCGTCCACGTACGGGACTCCAAGGACACGGCACGCCCCGGTCTCGCCGTCAGCCGTGACGGCTGGGCGCGGTTCGTCCGGTACGCCGCACACGGCTGA
- a CDS encoding helix-turn-helix domain-containing protein — protein MTTDDACAGGDGDWEREPDPSDSLRTFGAVVQALREHAGLSRAQFGELVRFSKHTVESVELGRRMPDESLVERAEEVLGNTGALRKAARHLSRGEPGLAAWFRRWARLERVAVSLCTYECRLVPGLLQSEDYARAVFEGTIPLLTDEQLEAQLVARTERQKMLHERPHVPFSFIVDEAVFRRRFGDREQRRRLFDHVLERSALRNVKLQVVPLEAELHACLDGPVRLLETPEGRRYAYSEGQQNGRLIADSKEVRLLNQRYDTLRSQALTPQDSRGLLERLRGDL, from the coding sequence ATGACGACTGACGACGCCTGTGCGGGAGGAGACGGCGACTGGGAGCGGGAACCCGACCCCTCGGACAGTCTGCGGACGTTCGGCGCCGTCGTCCAGGCCCTGCGCGAACACGCGGGGCTCAGCCGGGCGCAGTTCGGGGAGCTGGTCCGGTTCTCGAAGCACACCGTGGAGTCGGTGGAGCTGGGACGGCGCATGCCGGACGAGTCGCTCGTGGAACGGGCGGAGGAGGTCCTGGGCAACACGGGCGCGCTACGGAAGGCCGCCCGGCATCTGTCGCGCGGCGAGCCGGGGCTCGCGGCGTGGTTCCGGCGGTGGGCGCGGCTGGAGCGGGTCGCGGTGAGCCTGTGCACGTATGAGTGTCGGCTGGTGCCGGGGTTGTTGCAGTCGGAGGACTACGCGCGGGCGGTGTTCGAGGGCACGATCCCTCTGCTGACGGATGAGCAGTTGGAGGCCCAGCTTGTAGCGCGGACCGAGCGGCAGAAGATGCTGCACGAGCGGCCGCACGTCCCGTTCAGCTTCATCGTGGACGAGGCCGTCTTCCGGAGGAGGTTCGGTGATCGAGAGCAGCGGCGGCGCTTGTTCGACCACGTGCTGGAGCGCAGCGCACTGCGCAATGTGAAGCTGCAAGTGGTGCCGCTGGAAGCTGAGTTGCACGCGTGCCTGGACGGACCTGTTCGGCTGCTGGAAACACCGGAAGGGCGGCGCTACGCCTACTCGGAGGGTCAGCAGAACGGACGGCTGATTGCCGACTCGAAAGAGGTGCGCCTCCTCAACCAGCGCTATGACACACTGCGCTCGCAGGCCCTGACACCCCAAGACTCCCGTGGCCTGCTGGAGCGACTGCGAGGAGACCTATGA
- a CDS encoding glycosyl hydrolase family 95 catalytic domain-containing protein, translating into MIGTAAAVGAGGRLAGSGTAWAAPQVSGGAAALPERMARAAAPRWRRMPGDWQDGPFLANGLLGAVVYKGETSNSVKVMLSHTKVQDQRPQWRAPYGFSRLPIGHFDLTLAGEVTGVDWTLDIWDAELRGTITTTRGSVRFTMLVHNARSALLISTRPSAGEEAAAWSFTWMPAASPRTKDKPADYTGNPDPRTGSAGDTHYVEQPLIAGGGWTTAWRERRVGTGRLLAAHIVYRHPEDLSHTTELAVAEVARTLATDPDDLVRAHRAWWHRFYQHSLVSVPDKRLQSFYWIQLYKVACATRADGPSMSEWGPWYPETGGSWTAVWWNLNVQIATWLVQGSNHLELDSVTSTFKEFEKNLPLSVPPEYRDGDTYALAHPSDWLLRPGDKTVGIPGTATKTDNNGNLIWAMHNIWLSYRHTMDIRIVRDVLYPILAKAVNFYDHFLYEGGDGKLHLPLTRSPEWADAEDCTYDLSLLRWGCATLLDCLRILRTDHPRARRWREILDRLVAYPRDATGIMIGAEKPLTESHRHFSHMLWLYPLHELDWDRPADRDIMRTTFDHWVKDRSLWAGYSYAVASSMASRMERPEEALDFLTFLTDGNLIKNAWITPNTMYVEGGNLATESPLTAAQSILEMAVQSHNGVLRVFPSVSRRWPDLSVQSLRTQGAFLVDADRSAGRTRWIRVHSEAGAPLVLHHGIPGPIDVHDHRGRPLRYRRTGPGRIEIPLARDATALITPRGHRPDPAPRDVPAVGDAKPWGLPD; encoded by the coding sequence GTGATCGGCACAGCCGCCGCGGTCGGCGCCGGAGGCCGGCTGGCCGGATCGGGCACCGCCTGGGCCGCTCCGCAGGTGTCCGGCGGAGCGGCGGCCCTGCCCGAACGCATGGCCAGGGCCGCCGCCCCGCGGTGGCGGCGGATGCCCGGCGACTGGCAGGACGGCCCGTTCCTGGCCAACGGCCTGCTCGGCGCGGTGGTGTACAAGGGTGAGACGTCCAACTCCGTGAAGGTCATGCTCAGCCACACCAAGGTGCAGGACCAGCGCCCCCAGTGGCGCGCCCCGTACGGCTTCTCCCGCCTGCCCATCGGCCACTTCGACCTCACCCTCGCCGGAGAGGTGACCGGTGTCGACTGGACGCTCGACATCTGGGACGCCGAGCTGCGCGGCACCATCACCACCACCCGGGGCAGCGTCCGCTTCACGATGCTGGTGCACAACGCCCGTAGCGCGCTGCTGATCTCCACCCGGCCGAGCGCCGGTGAGGAGGCCGCGGCCTGGTCGTTCACCTGGATGCCCGCGGCCTCACCCCGGACCAAGGACAAGCCCGCGGACTACACGGGCAACCCCGACCCCCGCACCGGCTCCGCGGGCGACACCCACTATGTGGAGCAGCCGCTGATCGCGGGCGGCGGCTGGACCACCGCCTGGCGGGAACGGCGGGTGGGCACCGGCAGGCTGCTGGCCGCCCATATCGTCTACCGCCACCCCGAGGACCTGTCGCACACCACCGAACTGGCCGTCGCCGAGGTGGCCCGGACCCTGGCCACCGACCCCGACGACCTGGTGCGCGCACACCGCGCCTGGTGGCACCGCTTCTACCAGCACAGCCTGGTCTCCGTACCCGACAAGCGGCTGCAGAGCTTCTACTGGATCCAGCTCTACAAGGTCGCCTGCGCCACCCGCGCCGACGGGCCCTCGATGTCCGAATGGGGGCCGTGGTACCCGGAGACCGGCGGCAGTTGGACCGCGGTCTGGTGGAACCTCAACGTCCAGATCGCCACCTGGCTGGTCCAGGGCTCCAACCACCTCGAACTCGACTCCGTCACCTCCACCTTCAAGGAGTTCGAGAAGAATCTGCCGCTGTCCGTCCCGCCGGAGTACCGGGACGGCGACACCTATGCGCTGGCCCACCCCTCCGACTGGCTGCTGCGCCCCGGCGACAAGACCGTCGGCATCCCCGGCACCGCCACCAAGACCGACAACAACGGCAATCTCATCTGGGCCATGCACAACATCTGGCTCAGCTACCGCCACACCATGGACATCCGCATCGTGCGCGACGTCCTCTACCCGATCCTCGCCAAGGCGGTGAACTTCTACGACCACTTCCTCTACGAGGGCGGCGACGGCAAGCTGCATCTGCCGCTGACCCGCTCACCGGAGTGGGCGGACGCCGAGGACTGCACCTACGACCTCTCCCTGCTCCGCTGGGGCTGCGCCACCCTCCTGGACTGCCTGCGCATCCTCCGCACCGACCACCCCCGCGCCCGGCGCTGGCGCGAGATCCTCGACCGCCTCGTGGCCTACCCCCGCGATGCCACCGGCATCATGATCGGCGCCGAGAAGCCGCTCACCGAGTCCCACCGCCACTTCTCCCATATGCTCTGGCTCTACCCGCTGCACGAGCTGGACTGGGACCGTCCGGCCGACCGGGACATCATGCGGACCACCTTCGACCACTGGGTCAAGGACCGCAGCCTGTGGGCCGGTTACAGCTACGCCGTCGCCTCCTCCATGGCCTCGCGCATGGAACGGCCCGAGGAGGCCCTGGACTTCCTCACCTTCCTCACGGACGGCAACCTGATCAAGAACGCCTGGATCACCCCGAACACCATGTACGTCGAGGGCGGCAACCTCGCCACCGAAAGCCCCCTGACGGCGGCCCAGTCGATCCTGGAGATGGCCGTCCAGAGCCACAACGGCGTCCTGCGGGTCTTCCCCTCCGTCTCCCGCCGCTGGCCCGACCTCTCGGTCCAGTCCCTGCGCACCCAGGGCGCCTTCCTCGTGGACGCCGACCGCTCGGCCGGGCGCACCCGCTGGATACGCGTCCACAGCGAGGCCGGTGCCCCGCTCGTCCTGCACCACGGCATCCCCGGCCCGATCGACGTCCACGACCACCGCGGCCGCCCCCTCCGCTACCGCCGCACCGGCCCCGGCCGCATCGAGATCCCCCTCGCCCGCGACGCGACGGCCCTCATCACCCCCCGGGGCCACCGCCCGGACCCGGCCCCGCGCGACGTCCCGGCCGTCGGCGACGCCAAGCCGTGGGGGCTGCCGGACTGA
- a CDS encoding ATP-binding protein, whose translation MNASTPQLPATNRTFTQRLSSTRRGARLARLLAVEQLRAWPVSPAVADRAVAIIAELSANAALHGRVPGRDFRLGLALDDATETLRIEVTDTRGERQPTLQPAPPPDRETGRGLLLVDALADRWGTESHHPVGKTVWAELDRRPG comes from the coding sequence ATGAACGCAAGCACGCCCCAACTCCCCGCCACGAACCGGACCTTTACCCAACGCCTGTCCTCCACGCGGCGCGGGGCCCGGCTGGCCCGGCTGCTCGCCGTGGAACAGCTCCGTGCCTGGCCCGTGTCACCCGCCGTCGCCGATCGCGCCGTGGCGATCATCGCCGAACTGAGCGCCAACGCGGCGCTGCACGGGCGCGTACCGGGCCGCGATTTCCGGCTCGGCCTCGCCCTCGACGACGCCACGGAAACCCTCCGCATCGAGGTCACCGACACACGGGGCGAGCGGCAGCCCACCCTCCAGCCGGCCCCTCCCCCGGACCGTGAAACCGGGCGCGGCCTGCTGCTGGTGGACGCGCTCGCCGACCGCTGGGGCACCGAGTCGCACCATCCGGTGGGCAAGACAGTCTGGGCGGAGCTGGACCGCCGCCCCGGCTGA
- a CDS encoding thiamine pyrophosphate-binding protein: protein MAIAGEVAPRVAHDVARALRDNGVDRVFLITGGDLWLWRALRDHGIEMCLARSEAASVVMADAYARVTGRPAVVYGQWGPGAANVAAALADARWAHSPLVALTSTVSTQVEYKFEYQELDQPPLFQSVTKWQARVTRADRAGELTAQAVRIAGAGAPGPVHLDIPCDLLAAEAAPSQADADYVPASSPTPPAPSPGAVADIADRLARSLRPVLLAGNGVLIADAAADLTRLAETAGVPVLTTMGGKGAIAENHPLSVGVAGRYSSKVANEIAREADFVLAIGTDLGGLATDTYTLPSADAEAVHVDVTAEHIGRTRTVDVGVVADAGELCRALAAALPPESGNRAHHTWRASVRSRCAAWQEAFRAVAHRPAAGHVRPEAVVAILRELADDRDLLVADTGFMGAWGGALFPVHAPGRTFLRAAGTLGWAFPAVLGAQLAAGAGQRAFALVGDGGFGYNVGDLETAMRLDIPAVTIVLNNASLAYEHVGFKHGLGGDAVEEVCDFIDVDHAKVAAAYGMFAARADSADGFREALEKAIASDRPALIDVVVSKERIAPVTSFDTRLHRDV from the coding sequence GTGGCGATAGCTGGTGAAGTGGCGCCCCGGGTTGCGCACGACGTCGCTCGCGCGCTGAGGGACAACGGCGTCGACCGGGTCTTCCTGATCACCGGTGGTGATCTGTGGCTCTGGCGCGCCCTGCGCGATCACGGCATCGAGATGTGTCTCGCCCGCAGCGAGGCCGCCTCCGTGGTGATGGCCGACGCCTACGCCCGCGTCACCGGCAGGCCCGCCGTCGTCTACGGGCAGTGGGGGCCGGGAGCGGCGAACGTCGCCGCCGCGCTCGCGGACGCCCGGTGGGCCCACAGCCCGCTCGTGGCGCTCACCAGCACCGTCTCGACGCAGGTCGAGTACAAATTCGAGTATCAGGAACTCGACCAGCCGCCCCTGTTCCAGTCGGTGACGAAATGGCAGGCGCGCGTCACCCGTGCGGATCGCGCCGGGGAGCTGACCGCTCAGGCGGTACGGATCGCGGGCGCGGGAGCCCCGGGCCCGGTGCACCTCGACATCCCGTGCGACCTCCTCGCCGCGGAAGCCGCACCGTCGCAGGCCGACGCCGACTACGTTCCGGCCTCCAGCCCGACGCCGCCGGCTCCGTCGCCCGGCGCCGTGGCCGACATCGCCGACCGGCTGGCCCGGAGCCTGCGACCGGTGCTCCTGGCCGGTAACGGGGTCCTGATCGCCGATGCCGCCGCGGACCTCACCCGGCTGGCGGAAACCGCGGGTGTTCCGGTCCTGACCACCATGGGCGGGAAGGGGGCGATCGCCGAGAACCATCCGCTGTCGGTCGGCGTGGCGGGACGCTACTCGAGCAAGGTGGCGAACGAGATCGCGCGCGAGGCCGACTTCGTCCTGGCGATCGGCACCGATCTCGGCGGCCTCGCGACCGACACCTACACCTTGCCTTCGGCGGACGCGGAGGCGGTCCATGTCGATGTGACGGCCGAGCACATCGGCCGGACACGCACGGTCGATGTGGGCGTGGTGGCCGACGCCGGTGAGTTGTGCCGCGCCCTCGCCGCGGCACTGCCCCCGGAGTCCGGCAACCGCGCTCACCACACCTGGCGCGCCTCGGTGCGGAGCAGGTGCGCGGCCTGGCAGGAGGCGTTCCGGGCCGTCGCGCACCGCCCTGCCGCCGGGCACGTACGGCCCGAGGCCGTCGTGGCGATCCTGCGCGAGCTGGCGGATGACCGCGATCTGCTCGTCGCGGACACGGGCTTCATGGGGGCCTGGGGAGGCGCGCTGTTTCCCGTCCATGCGCCCGGGCGGACGTTCCTGCGCGCCGCCGGCACGCTCGGCTGGGCGTTTCCGGCGGTCCTCGGGGCACAACTCGCCGCGGGGGCGGGCCAGCGCGCGTTCGCCCTCGTGGGCGACGGTGGCTTCGGCTACAACGTCGGAGACCTGGAGACCGCGATGCGGCTGGACATTCCAGCGGTGACCATCGTCCTGAACAACGCGAGCCTCGCCTACGAACACGTCGGGTTCAAGCACGGCCTCGGCGGCGACGCCGTGGAAGAGGTCTGCGACTTCATCGATGTCGACCACGCCAAGGTCGCGGCCGCGTACGGGATGTTCGCGGCTCGCGCCGACTCGGCGGACGGCTTCCGCGAGGCCCTGGAGAAGGCGATCGCCAGTGACCGCCCGGCGTTGATCGACGTTGTCGTCAGCAAGGAACGGATCGCTCCAGTCACCTCATTCGACACCCGGCTGCACCGGGACGTCTGA
- a CDS encoding helix-turn-helix domain-containing protein, whose translation MNETVTDRVRKVMSAASLQQAAFAERVGLTPDKLSKSLSGRRRFTSLDLARIAELGQTTVDWLLTGREPQRPAFAARASSPFSDSDPDSGLALKELVHRFTTAYDVLDLMGRSRSLPALPRPKADLEGYVDQGEALALDALTALSARGVTSVAACETSDLAHALEEHFGIDVAQTDLPRGLDGAAWQTDHFRLVLLARTGVWTRQRFTLAHELGHILARDAQEMRTETHLAPGRQKDHTEVRANVFAANFLMPRAEIHAEVGTGPAGSGVSDDAFRALVVRFKVSPSALAARLYQLGLVPAHDRSRLRGVTTEVCHLLAQRADLHENRVAAARARRLPLAPARGLYEGYLAGDTTLRPLAAYFGMDPNALHDALDPEQPAATAPAADAEKGDLIFQP comes from the coding sequence ATGAACGAGACGGTGACCGACCGTGTGCGCAAGGTCATGAGCGCGGCCTCCCTCCAGCAGGCCGCGTTCGCGGAGCGCGTCGGGCTCACCCCCGACAAGCTGTCCAAGTCACTGAGCGGCAGGCGCCGTTTCACCTCGCTCGACCTGGCCCGCATCGCGGAGCTGGGTCAGACCACGGTGGACTGGCTGCTCACCGGTCGCGAGCCGCAGCGTCCTGCCTTCGCGGCACGCGCCAGTAGCCCCTTCTCCGACTCCGACCCCGACTCCGGTCTCGCCCTGAAGGAGCTCGTCCACCGGTTCACCACCGCGTACGACGTGCTCGACCTGATGGGCCGGTCCCGCTCGCTGCCTGCCCTGCCCCGTCCCAAGGCGGACCTGGAGGGGTATGTCGACCAGGGGGAAGCGCTGGCCCTGGATGCCTTGACGGCGCTTTCCGCTCGCGGAGTGACATCAGTGGCCGCATGCGAGACCTCCGATCTCGCCCATGCCCTCGAAGAGCACTTCGGGATCGACGTGGCACAGACGGATCTCCCACGGGGCCTCGACGGGGCGGCCTGGCAGACGGATCACTTCCGGCTGGTGCTGCTGGCACGCACCGGGGTGTGGACCCGGCAGCGCTTCACCCTGGCCCATGAACTCGGCCACATCCTGGCCCGGGACGCACAGGAGATGCGCACCGAGACCCACCTGGCTCCCGGCAGGCAGAAGGACCATACGGAGGTCCGTGCCAATGTCTTCGCGGCGAACTTCCTGATGCCGCGGGCAGAGATCCATGCCGAAGTGGGCACCGGGCCGGCCGGCTCCGGGGTGTCCGATGATGCCTTCCGGGCTCTGGTCGTCCGATTCAAGGTCTCTCCGAGCGCGCTCGCCGCCCGCCTGTACCAGCTCGGCCTGGTCCCTGCCCACGACAGGAGCCGGCTGCGCGGTGTGACCACCGAGGTCTGTCATCTGTTGGCCCAGCGCGCCGATCTCCACGAGAACCGCGTCGCCGCGGCCCGGGCCAGACGCCTCCCGCTGGCCCCCGCCCGTGGTCTCTACGAGGGCTATCTGGCGGGTGACACCACGTTGCGCCCGCTCGCGGCCTACTTCGGCATGGACCCGAACGCCTTGCACGACGCCCTGGACCCCGAGCAGCCCGCGGCCACCGCTCCCGCCGCGGACGCGGAGAAGGGCGACCTGATCTTCCAGCCATGA